The following is a genomic window from Actinomadura sp. WMMB 499.
CGCCGGGTAGATTGGTACGCGCGCGGGGGATATGCGAGCGCGCAGCGGTGATCGACGGAGACCACCCGACCGTCCGCGGCCGCACCTCATTTCGGAGGAACAAAGAGATGGACGCTGCCCGGGTTGGGGTCATCACCTTCCCTGGTTCCCTTGACGACAAAGACGCAGCACGAGCGGTCCGGCTCGCGGGAGCCGAGCCGGTCGCCCTGTGGCACGGCGACCACGACCTGCAAGGGGTCGACGCCGTCGTGCTGCCCGGGGGGTTCTCCTACGGGGACTACCTGCGGGCCGGGGCGATCGCCCGCTTCGCGCCGCTGATGACCGAACTGGTCGCGGCCGCGAACGCGGGCCTGCCGGTCCTCGGCATCTGCAACGGCTTCCAGGTGCTCTGCGAGTCGCACCTGCTGCCCGGCGCGCTGCTGCCGAACGCCGGACTGCACTTCGTCTGCCGCGACCAGCGGCTGCGGGTCGAGAACACCGGCACCGCCTGGACGAGCGAGTACCGCCAGGGCCAGGAGCTGGTCATCCCGATCAAGAACGCCGACGGCCGGTACACCGCCGACCGGGAGACGCTGAACGAGCTGGCGGAGTCCGGCCGCATCGTCGCCCGGTACGTCGACCTGAACCCCAACGGCTCCCTCGACGACATCGCCGGGATCACCAACGAGGCCGGCAACGTGGTGGGGCTCATGCCGCACCCCGAACACGCCGTGGAGTCCCTGACCGGCCCGTCCACCGACGGGCTCGGCTTCTTCACCTCGATCGTCAAGAGACTGGTCAACGCATGAGCGAGCAACGGCACGAAGTTTCCGAGCGCAGAGCCCGGGACAACTCCGACGAGCCCTCCCTGGAGTGGCTCGCCGAGCTGAGCTCCGACGCCGACGACCCCGAGCTGCAGCCGGTGAACCCGTCGGTGACCCAGGGCTTCGCGGCCATCCTCGACGAGGACGACGCCGCCGCGCAGGACCCCGCCGACCCGGCGGAGCCCGCCGCGCACCCCGCGCCCCCCGCGGCGGCCGAACCCGGCCCCGCGCCCGCACCCGCGTCGGGTGC
Proteins encoded in this region:
- the purQ gene encoding phosphoribosylformylglycinamidine synthase subunit PurQ gives rise to the protein MDAARVGVITFPGSLDDKDAARAVRLAGAEPVALWHGDHDLQGVDAVVLPGGFSYGDYLRAGAIARFAPLMTELVAAANAGLPVLGICNGFQVLCESHLLPGALLPNAGLHFVCRDQRLRVENTGTAWTSEYRQGQELVIPIKNADGRYTADRETLNELAESGRIVARYVDLNPNGSLDDIAGITNEAGNVVGLMPHPEHAVESLTGPSTDGLGFFTSIVKRLVNA